A window from Vigna angularis cultivar LongXiaoDou No.4 chromosome 7, ASM1680809v1, whole genome shotgun sequence encodes these proteins:
- the LOC108337808 gene encoding ethylene-responsive transcription factor ERF014: MVKPEKKINTESSKALSVSSSSAAASSENKKKFKGVRMRSWGSWVSEIRAPNQKTRIWLGSYSTAEAAARAYDAALLCLKGSSANLNFPSSSSSHYIPQDTVMSPKSIQRVAAAAANNFLDTAIATTPSSPPLASTTSSSSLVSSPSISSSPSDQIDDDVSLLSPFGAYTPPPPSVNCDQANESMAMMEYWYDLEELQSPKYVEQMLSGAFFDIDSTQLFDDLYEESDISLWSFC; this comes from the coding sequence ATGGTTAAGCCAGAGAAGAAGATCAACACAGAATCATCAAAGGCATTATCAGTATCTTCCTCATCAGCAGCAGCATCAAGTGAGAACAAGAAGAAGTTCAAGGGAGTGAGAATGAGAAGCTGGGGCTCATGGGTGTCAGAGATTAGAGCACCAAACCAAAAAACTAGAATATGGTTGGGATCTTATTCAACTGCTGAGGCAGCAGCAAGAGCCTATGATGCTGCACTACTTTGCCTTAAAGGCTCCTCAGCCAATCTCAACTTCCCTTCAAGCTCCTCCTCACACTACATTCCTCAAGACACTGTCATGTCCCCAAAATCAATCCAAAGAGTGGCTGCAGCTGCTGCCAACAACTTCTTAGACACTGCCATTGCTACCACCCCATCTTCTCCTCCTCTTGCTTCAACAACCTCTTCCTCTTCATTGGTCTCATCCCCATCAATCTCATCATCTCCCTCAGACCAAATTGACGATGATGTCTCACTTCTATCACCATTTGGGGCTTACACTCCTCCTCCACCTTCTGTTAACTGTGATCAAGCAAATGAATCAATGGCTATGATGGAATATTGGTATGACTTGGAGGAGTTACAATCACCAAAGTATGTTGAGCAAATGCTAAGTGGGGCTTTTTTTGACATTGATTCCACACAGTTGTTTGATGATCTGTACGAAGAAAGTGACATTAGTTTGTGGAGTTTCTGCTGA